The following proteins are encoded in a genomic region of Toxotes jaculatrix isolate fToxJac2 chromosome 3, fToxJac2.pri, whole genome shotgun sequence:
- the cplane2 gene encoding ciliogenesis and planar polarity effector 2 isoform X1 has product MAEVLPPGSVVVADWHRCKDSKEYFSKILHKKKRKIFGLLESPVMPPNVAVDTVHYKIFISGKSGVGKTALAARLAGLNIPNVHYETTGIETTVVYWPVKLRESGRVLFFRLQLWDCGENALRRFDHLLPSCKEQVDAVLFLFSFTDRTSFDDLSNQIAKWTGPPVGRVVKLVVGTKFDLFMHCDVSERDLREFQETWSLPLLRMGGEVSDGLGDVAPLLNCLAEQLWHQDCVKARSASHHSQQETVTLL; this is encoded by the exons ATGGCAGAAGTTCTTCCTCCTGGATCAGTCGTAGTAGCTGACTGGCATCGATGTAAGGACAGCAAAGAATATTTCAGCAAGATCCTACACAAGAAAAAACGCAAAATTTTTG GCTTGTTGGAGTCTCCAGTGATGCCTCCAAATGTGGCTGTGGACACAGTTCATTATAAGATCTTCATCTCTGGCAAGAGTGGAGTTGGGAAAACTGCTCTTGCTGCACGTCTTGCAGGCCTTAATATTCCTAATGTGCACTATGAAACAACAG GTATTGAGACGACAGTGGTGTATTGGCCAGTGAAGTTAAGAGAAAGTGGCAGAGTGCTTTTCTTCCGTCTACAGCTGTGGGACTGTGGAGAGAACGCCTTGCGTAGATTTGACCATTTGCTTCCA TCTTGTAAGGAACAGGTGGACGCCGTCCTTTTCCTGTTCTCCTTCACTGACAGGACATCCTTTGATGATCTGTCAAATCAAATTGCTAAGTGGACTGGGCCGCCTGTGGGTCGAGTTGTGAAACTTGTGGTTGGCACCAA ATTTGATCTCTTCATGCACTGtgatgtgtcagagagagaccTGAGGGAATTCCAGGAGACATGGAGTTTACCGCTGCTACGTATGGGCGGGGAGGTCAGTGATGGGCTGGGTGACGTAGCCCCCCTCCTCAACTGCCTAGCAGAGCAGCTGTGGCATCAGGACTGTGTTAAAGCTAGATCAGCCAGCCACCATTCACAGCAGGAGACAGTGACTCTACTTTAA
- the cplane2 gene encoding ciliogenesis and planar polarity effector 2 isoform X2 — protein sequence MAEVLPPGSVVVADWHRCKDSKEYFSKILHKKKRKIFGLLESPVMPPNVAVDTVHYKIFISGKSGVGKTALAARLAGLNIPNVHYETTGIETTVVYWPVKLRESGRVLFFRLQLWDCGENALRRFDHLLPSCKEQVDAVLFLFSFTDRTSFDDLSNQIAKWTGPPVGRVVKLVVGTKFDLFMHCDVSERDLREFQETWSLPLLRMGGEEIIRRSLKRWR from the exons ATGGCAGAAGTTCTTCCTCCTGGATCAGTCGTAGTAGCTGACTGGCATCGATGTAAGGACAGCAAAGAATATTTCAGCAAGATCCTACACAAGAAAAAACGCAAAATTTTTG GCTTGTTGGAGTCTCCAGTGATGCCTCCAAATGTGGCTGTGGACACAGTTCATTATAAGATCTTCATCTCTGGCAAGAGTGGAGTTGGGAAAACTGCTCTTGCTGCACGTCTTGCAGGCCTTAATATTCCTAATGTGCACTATGAAACAACAG GTATTGAGACGACAGTGGTGTATTGGCCAGTGAAGTTAAGAGAAAGTGGCAGAGTGCTTTTCTTCCGTCTACAGCTGTGGGACTGTGGAGAGAACGCCTTGCGTAGATTTGACCATTTGCTTCCA TCTTGTAAGGAACAGGTGGACGCCGTCCTTTTCCTGTTCTCCTTCACTGACAGGACATCCTTTGATGATCTGTCAAATCAAATTGCTAAGTGGACTGGGCCGCCTGTGGGTCGAGTTGTGAAACTTGTGGTTGGCACCAA ATTTGATCTCTTCATGCACTGtgatgtgtcagagagagaccTGAGGGAATTCCAGGAGACATGGAGTTTACCGCTGCTACGTATGGGCGGGGAG
- the LOC121178906 gene encoding heat shock protein beta-7-like: MEKGQGIFSEDSGSKPQQSTREHKFTGHSYPTGKIQVIGDIFQFTVDVSEFSPEDVIIAYSNNLIEVHAEKLGDDGAVTNTFFHRCKLPSDVDPISVTMSVESSGVLTVRAHRM, from the exons ATGGAGAAAGGCCAAGGTATTTTCTCTGAAGATTCAGGATCAAAACCTCAGCAGAGCACTAGAGAGCACAAATTTACAG GACATTCATATCCTACGGGGAAGATCCAGGTCATTGGAGACATATTCCAGTTCACAGTCGATGTGAGTGAATTTTCTCCGGAGGATGTTATCATCGCATACTCAAACAACCTGATAGAGGTCCATGCTGAGAAG CTGGGAGATGATGGCGCagtcacaaatacatttttccacCGATGCAAACTACCATCGGATGTTGACCCCATATCTGTGACCATGTCCGTGGAGAGCAGTGGGGTCCTGACTGTCAGAGCTCACAGG ATGTAA